From Bacillus pumilus, one genomic window encodes:
- a CDS encoding glycosyltransferase family 2 protein → MKISLLIVTHNRLSALCELLESITRQTVQPFEIVVVNDAGERVDIIQELYSELPIRLIHLDENVQHVNARNVGVRELTGDVIMLSDDDDYFTPCHIERMSKALEDADFVFSDAEIVSFEEKGATRFPVSRRLFAYTAAIEDMRVFSTYVPSGSMYKRCIHDEIGYFDPAMHHYWDWDFFLRVSQHARVKRVPAASVIYAFFDGGGNQSSDLGETRKNYLDDLSEKHELGDLPTANFAVLLEEPAMKKRESESDIVWDGKPMISRLTQQIEGGEPQ, encoded by the coding sequence ATGAAGATTTCCTTATTAATTGTGACACATAACCGGCTCAGCGCACTGTGTGAGCTGCTTGAATCCATTACGAGACAAACTGTACAGCCTTTTGAAATTGTGGTTGTGAATGATGCAGGAGAGCGAGTCGACATCATCCAGGAACTCTACTCTGAACTTCCGATCCGCTTGATCCATTTAGATGAGAATGTCCAGCATGTGAATGCTAGAAACGTGGGGGTGCGGGAGCTGACAGGCGATGTCATCATGCTGAGTGACGACGATGATTATTTTACACCTTGTCATATTGAACGTATGAGTAAGGCGCTGGAGGACGCCGATTTTGTCTTTTCTGATGCAGAAATTGTGTCATTTGAAGAAAAAGGCGCGACCCGTTTCCCGGTGTCGAGACGTTTATTTGCTTATACAGCAGCTATTGAGGATATGCGTGTTTTTTCTACCTATGTTCCTTCCGGCAGTATGTACAAACGCTGTATACACGATGAGATTGGCTATTTTGATCCAGCGATGCATCATTATTGGGACTGGGACTTCTTTTTGCGTGTATCACAGCATGCCCGTGTCAAACGAGTGCCAGCTGCCAGCGTGATCTATGCGTTTTTTGACGGCGGTGGGAATCAGTCTAGTGATCTTGGTGAAACAAGGAAGAACTACTTAGATGATCTAAGTGAAAAGCATGAGCTGGGTGACCTGCCGACAGCTAACTTTGCTGTCTTATTAGAAGAACCAGCGATGAAAAAACGAGAATCAGAGAGTGATATTGTGTGGGACGGAAAACCGATGATCTCCAGACTAACGCAGCAGATAGAAGGAGGAGAACCCCAATGA
- a CDS encoding general stress protein gives MEYFTVENSKEAKQTIEQIRSAKDDIFVFAYDPERSDTVTEHTNAKSMTAVDQGILDQIANVIRTRDDELMAKMMSVGADQELALTLLDELKKGKLVICKR, from the coding sequence ATGGAATATTTCACAGTAGAAAATAGCAAAGAAGCCAAACAGACCATTGAACAAATACGTTCAGCAAAGGATGATATTTTTGTTTTTGCGTACGATCCAGAACGCTCTGATACCGTCACAGAGCATACGAATGCCAAAAGCATGACAGCGGTCGATCAAGGGATTTTAGATCAAATCGCCAATGTCATCCGCACCCGGGATGACGAGCTCATGGCCAAAATGATGTCAGTTGGCGCCGATCAGGAATTAGCTTTAACTCTTTTAGACGAACTCAAAAAGGGGAAATTGGTGATTTGTAAAAGGTAA
- a CDS encoding bifunctional hydroxymethylpyrimidine kinase/phosphomethylpyrimidine kinase: MSMNKALTIAGSDSSGGAGIQADLKTFQEKNVYGMTALTVVVAMDPHNHWDHQVFPIDTATIRAQLSTIVEGIGVDALKTGMLPTVDVIELAADTIKTYDLKNVVIDPVMVCKGANEVLYPEHAEALREKLTPLATVITPNLFEAGQLSGIGEIKTIEQMEEAAKRIHELGAKYVVITGGGKLSQDKAIDLLYDGQTFERLETDKIDTEYTHGAGCTFSAAVTAELANGSDVKEAIYAAKKFITAAIKGSFQLNEYIGPTKHSAHRVDK; this comes from the coding sequence ATGTCTATGAATAAAGCACTCACCATCGCAGGGTCGGATTCAAGCGGCGGTGCAGGTATCCAAGCAGATTTAAAAACGTTTCAAGAAAAAAACGTCTACGGGATGACAGCTTTAACCGTTGTCGTTGCAATGGACCCTCATAACCATTGGGATCATCAGGTGTTTCCAATTGATACGGCGACGATTCGTGCGCAGCTCTCTACCATTGTAGAAGGCATTGGGGTAGATGCACTGAAAACGGGTATGCTCCCAACAGTCGACGTGATCGAACTTGCAGCTGACACTATCAAAACATACGACCTAAAAAATGTCGTCATTGATCCTGTTATGGTTTGTAAGGGTGCGAACGAAGTCCTTTACCCAGAGCACGCTGAAGCACTGCGCGAAAAACTCACACCACTGGCAACCGTCATCACGCCTAACCTTTTCGAAGCAGGTCAATTAAGCGGAATCGGTGAGATCAAAACGATTGAACAAATGGAAGAAGCGGCAAAACGCATTCACGAACTTGGTGCCAAGTATGTGGTCATCACGGGAGGCGGTAAGCTAAGCCAAGATAAAGCGATCGATTTGCTTTATGATGGACAAACCTTCGAACGCCTTGAAACAGATAAGATCGACACAGAATACACACACGGCGCAGGCTGCACATTCTCAGCAGCAGTCACAGCTGAACTAGCAAACGGCTCAGACGTGAAAGAAGCCATTTATGCAGCAAAAAAATTCATCACAGCTGCCATCAAAGGCTCTTTCCAGCTAAATGAATACATCGGACCAACAAAGCATTCTGCTCATCGTGTTGACAAATAG